The Xiphophorus maculatus strain JP 163 A chromosome 21, X_maculatus-5.0-male, whole genome shotgun sequence genome window below encodes:
- the LOC102226866 gene encoding leucine-rich repeat-containing protein 30-like isoform X4: MGGRVCREEVKEEKRRSPGREDSLSSADKIQRFSKQSGHNVLSLARRGLKDAPGELWELQELEKLNLSLNNLKALPPQLGLLSNLLVLNLWGNQLSSLPAEIGQLRRLRVLFVYRNRLTEVPEELGACTQLEVLSLANNQLSSLPASLSNLTRLRKLNLSHNLMAHLPGCIYSMKALVFLDLSCNRLENVAENIQALLELKILIMEGNQLQSLPRGLCFLIRLELLNLDFNHIRDLPEVSNQPALTRMMVVIMMKIKVFPHDALDLSTVEPEILAFWIFPS, encoded by the exons atgggAGGAAGAGTGTgcagggaggaggtgaaggaggagaaaaggaggAGTCCGGGCAGAGAGGACAGCCTGTCGTCTGCCGACAAAATCCAAAGATTCTCCAAGCAGTCTGGACACAACGTCCTGAGCCTGGCCCGCCGTGGACTCAAG GACGCTCCGGGGGAGCTGTGGGAGCTGCAGGAGCTGGAGAAGCTGAACCTGTCCCTCAACAACCTGAAGGCGCTGCCCCCTCAGCTGGGCCTGCTGTCCAACCTGTTGGTCCTCAACCTGTGGGGGAACCAG CTCAGCAGCCTGCCGGCAGAGATCGGCCAGCTGAGGAGACTCCGAGTTCTGTTTGTCTACAGAAACAGACTGACGGAGGTTCCTGAGGAGCTGGGGGCCTGCACGCAGCTGGAG GTCCTGAGTCTGGCTAACAACCAGCTCTCCTCGCTGCCGGCTTCTCTCTCCAACCTGACCAGACTCAGGAAGCTCAACCTCAGCCACAACCTCATGGCTCACCTGCCAGGCTGCATCTACAGCATGAAGGCCCTG GTCTTCCTGGATCTGTCCTGCAACCGTCTGGAGAATGTGGCTGAGAACATCCAGGCTCTGCTGGAGCTCAAGATCCTCATCATGGAGGGAAACCAGCTCCAGTCTCTGCCCAGAGGCCTCTGCTTCCTCATCAG GCTGGAGCTGCTCAACCTGGACTTTAACCACATCAGAGACCTTCCTGAGGTGAGCAACCAACCCGCACTGACGAGGATGATGGTGGTAATAATGATGAAGATAAAG GTGTTTCCTCATGATGCCTTGGATTTATCCACTGTGGAGCCTGAGATCCTGGCCTTTTGGATTTTCCCCTCTTGA
- the LOC102226866 gene encoding leucine-rich repeat-containing protein 30-like isoform X3 codes for MGGRVCREEVKEEKRRSPGREDSLSSADKIQRFSKQSGHNVLSLARRGLKDAPGELWELQELEKLNLSLNNLKALPPQLGLLSNLLVLNLWGNQLSSLPAEIGQLRRLRVLFVYRNRLTEVPEELGACTQLEVLSLANNQLSSLPASLSNLTRLRKLNLSHNLMAHLPGCIYSMKALVFLDLSCNRLENVAENIQALLELKILIMEGNQLQSLPRGLCFLIRLELLNLDFNHIRDLPEEMHHLSRLQKLACHPLDKGLHIVHNPLMKPLKEVMEGGLAALFNYLRSGGE; via the exons atgggAGGAAGAGTGTgcagggaggaggtgaaggaggagaaaaggaggAGTCCGGGCAGAGAGGACAGCCTGTCGTCTGCCGACAAAATCCAAAGATTCTCCAAGCAGTCTGGACACAACGTCCTGAGCCTGGCCCGCCGTGGACTCAAG GACGCTCCGGGGGAGCTGTGGGAGCTGCAGGAGCTGGAGAAGCTGAACCTGTCCCTCAACAACCTGAAGGCGCTGCCCCCTCAGCTGGGCCTGCTGTCCAACCTGTTGGTCCTCAACCTGTGGGGGAACCAG CTCAGCAGCCTGCCGGCAGAGATCGGCCAGCTGAGGAGACTCCGAGTTCTGTTTGTCTACAGAAACAGACTGACGGAGGTTCCTGAGGAGCTGGGGGCCTGCACGCAGCTGGAG GTCCTGAGTCTGGCTAACAACCAGCTCTCCTCGCTGCCGGCTTCTCTCTCCAACCTGACCAGACTCAGGAAGCTCAACCTCAGCCACAACCTCATGGCTCACCTGCCAGGCTGCATCTACAGCATGAAGGCCCTG GTCTTCCTGGATCTGTCCTGCAACCGTCTGGAGAATGTGGCTGAGAACATCCAGGCTCTGCTGGAGCTCAAGATCCTCATCATGGAGGGAAACCAGCTCCAGTCTCTGCCCAGAGGCCTCTGCTTCCTCATCAG GCTGGAGCTGCTCAACCTGGACTTTAACCACATCAGAGACCTTCCTGAG GAGATGCACCATCTGTCCCGCCTGCAGAAGCTGGCCTGCCATCCCCTGGATAAAGGTCTGCACATCGTCCACAACCCGCTGATGAAGCCCCTGAAGGAGGTGATGGAGGGAGGACTGGCGGCGCTCTTCAATTACCTGAGATCAGGTGGTGAATAG
- the LOC102226866 gene encoding leucine-rich repeat-containing protein 30-like isoform X2: protein MGGRVCREEVKEEKRRSPGREDSLSSADKIQRFSKQSGHNVLSLARRGLKDAPGELWELQELEKLNLSLNNLKALPPQLGLLSNLLVLNLWGNQLSSLPAEIGQLRRLRVLFVYRNRLTEVPEELGACTQLEVLSLANNQLSSLPASLSNLTRLRKLNLSHNLMAHLPGCIYSMKALVFLDLSCNRLENVAENIQALLELKILIMEGNQLQSLPRGLCFLIRLELLNLDFNHIRDLPEPLPSTNSPSEPHPGTWTLDRFKDPCKESVARETAVPEPDRTSSSSNDPGSHRQDQNHTAANFRDAPSVPPAEAGLPSPG, encoded by the exons atgggAGGAAGAGTGTgcagggaggaggtgaaggaggagaaaaggaggAGTCCGGGCAGAGAGGACAGCCTGTCGTCTGCCGACAAAATCCAAAGATTCTCCAAGCAGTCTGGACACAACGTCCTGAGCCTGGCCCGCCGTGGACTCAAG GACGCTCCGGGGGAGCTGTGGGAGCTGCAGGAGCTGGAGAAGCTGAACCTGTCCCTCAACAACCTGAAGGCGCTGCCCCCTCAGCTGGGCCTGCTGTCCAACCTGTTGGTCCTCAACCTGTGGGGGAACCAG CTCAGCAGCCTGCCGGCAGAGATCGGCCAGCTGAGGAGACTCCGAGTTCTGTTTGTCTACAGAAACAGACTGACGGAGGTTCCTGAGGAGCTGGGGGCCTGCACGCAGCTGGAG GTCCTGAGTCTGGCTAACAACCAGCTCTCCTCGCTGCCGGCTTCTCTCTCCAACCTGACCAGACTCAGGAAGCTCAACCTCAGCCACAACCTCATGGCTCACCTGCCAGGCTGCATCTACAGCATGAAGGCCCTG GTCTTCCTGGATCTGTCCTGCAACCGTCTGGAGAATGTGGCTGAGAACATCCAGGCTCTGCTGGAGCTCAAGATCCTCATCATGGAGGGAAACCAGCTCCAGTCTCTGCCCAGAGGCCTCTGCTTCCTCATCAG GCTGGAGCTGCTCAACCTGGACTTTAACCACATCAGAGACCTTCCTGAG CCTCTACCTTCCACAAACTCTCCGTCTGAACCTCACCCCGGAACCTGGACCCTGGACCGCTTCAAAGACCCCTGCAAAGAGTCCGTAGCCCGGGAGACCGCGGTACCAGAACCTGACAGAACCTCATCATCTTCCA ACGACCCCGGCTCCCATCGGCAGGACCAGAACCACACAGCTGCAAACTTCA GAGATGCACCATCTGTCCCGCCTGCAGAAGCTGGCCTGCCATCCCCTGGATAA
- the LOC102226866 gene encoding leucine-rich repeat-containing protein 30-like isoform X1, whose amino-acid sequence MGGRVCREEVKEEKRRSPGREDSLSSADKIQRFSKQSGHNVLSLARRGLKDAPGELWELQELEKLNLSLNNLKALPPQLGLLSNLLVLNLWGNQLSSLPAEIGQLRRLRVLFVYRNRLTEVPEELGACTQLEVLSLANNQLSSLPASLSNLTRLRKLNLSHNLMAHLPGCIYSMKALVFLDLSCNRLENVAENIQALLELKILIMEGNQLQSLPRGLCFLIRLELLNLDFNHIRDLPEPLPSTNSPSEPHPGTWTLDRFKDPCKESVARETAVPEPDRTSSSSSKITPFTSENSFVLHTSNSPSFPHHPRSADDPGSHRQDQNHTAANFRDAPSVPPAEAGLPSPG is encoded by the exons atgggAGGAAGAGTGTgcagggaggaggtgaaggaggagaaaaggaggAGTCCGGGCAGAGAGGACAGCCTGTCGTCTGCCGACAAAATCCAAAGATTCTCCAAGCAGTCTGGACACAACGTCCTGAGCCTGGCCCGCCGTGGACTCAAG GACGCTCCGGGGGAGCTGTGGGAGCTGCAGGAGCTGGAGAAGCTGAACCTGTCCCTCAACAACCTGAAGGCGCTGCCCCCTCAGCTGGGCCTGCTGTCCAACCTGTTGGTCCTCAACCTGTGGGGGAACCAG CTCAGCAGCCTGCCGGCAGAGATCGGCCAGCTGAGGAGACTCCGAGTTCTGTTTGTCTACAGAAACAGACTGACGGAGGTTCCTGAGGAGCTGGGGGCCTGCACGCAGCTGGAG GTCCTGAGTCTGGCTAACAACCAGCTCTCCTCGCTGCCGGCTTCTCTCTCCAACCTGACCAGACTCAGGAAGCTCAACCTCAGCCACAACCTCATGGCTCACCTGCCAGGCTGCATCTACAGCATGAAGGCCCTG GTCTTCCTGGATCTGTCCTGCAACCGTCTGGAGAATGTGGCTGAGAACATCCAGGCTCTGCTGGAGCTCAAGATCCTCATCATGGAGGGAAACCAGCTCCAGTCTCTGCCCAGAGGCCTCTGCTTCCTCATCAG GCTGGAGCTGCTCAACCTGGACTTTAACCACATCAGAGACCTTCCTGAG CCTCTACCTTCCACAAACTCTCCGTCTGAACCTCACCCCGGAACCTGGACCCTGGACCGCTTCAAAGACCCCTGCAAAGAGTCCGTAGCCCGGGAGACCGCGGTACCAGAACCTGACAGAACCTCATCATCTTCCAGTAAGATCACTCCATTTACCTCTGAGAACTCTTTTGTCCTACACACCTCGAACTCACCGTCTTTCCCTCACCATCCTCGGAGTGCAGACGACCCCGGCTCCCATCGGCAGGACCAGAACCACACAGCTGCAAACTTCA GAGATGCACCATCTGTCCCGCCTGCAGAAGCTGGCCTGCCATCCCCTGGATAA